The following are encoded in a window of Vicugna pacos chromosome 28, VicPac4, whole genome shotgun sequence genomic DNA:
- the LOC140690021 gene encoding macrophage-capping protein isoform X2, whose product MYTPGPQSSPFPASVRHPGLHVWRVEKLKPVPVARENQGIFFSGDSYLVLYNGLEELSHLHLWIGQQSSRDEQGACAVLAVHLNTLLGERPVQHREVQGNESDLFMSYFPHGLKYQEGGVESAFHKTSPGAAPAAIRKLYQVKGKKNIRATERPLSWDSFNTGDCFILDLGQNIFTWCGAKSNILERNKARDLALAIRDSERQGKAQVEIITDGEEPADMIQVLGPKPALKEGNPEEDLTADRTNAQAAALYKVSDATGQMNLTKVADSSPFALELLIPDDCFVLDNGLCGKIYIWKGRKANEKERQAALQVAEDFISRMRYPANTQVEILPQGRESPIFKQFFKDWK is encoded by the exons ATGTACACACCCGGCCCTCAGAG CTCTCCGTTCCCAGCCTCGGTGCGGCACCCCGGCCTGCACGTATGGCGGGTGGAGAAGCTGAAGCCAGTGCCAGTGGCCCGAGAGAACCAGGGCATCTTCTTCTCTGGGGACTCCTACCTAGTGCTGTACAATGGCCTGGAAGAGCTCTCCCACCTGCACCTGTGGATAG GCCAGCAGTCATCCCGCGATGAGCAGGGGGCCTGCGCCGTGCTGGCCGTGCACCTCAACACCCTGCTCGGGGAGCGGCCTGTGCAGCACCGGGAGGTGCAGGGCAACGAGTCCGACCTCTTCATGAGCTACTTCCCGCACGGCCTCAAGTACCAG GAAGGTGGCGTGGAGTCAGCGTTTCACAAGACCTCCCCAGGGGCCGCCCCGGCTGCCATCAGGAAGCTGTACCaggtgaaagggaagaagaacatCCGGGCCACCGAGCGGCCGCTGAGCTGGGACAGCTTCAACACAGGGGACTGCTTCATCCTCGACCTGGGCCAG AACATCTTCACCTGGTGTGGTGCAAAGTCCAACATCTTGGAGCGTAACAAGGCGCGGGACCTGGCCCTGGCCATCCGGGACAGTGAGCGGCAGGGCAAGGCCCAGGTGGAGATCATCACTGACGGGGAGGAGCCTGCCGACATGATCCAG GTCCTGGGCCCCAAGCCGGCTCTGAAGGAGGGCAACCCCGAGGAAGACCTCACAGCCGACCGGACAAACGCCCAGGCTGCGGCCCTGTATAAG GTCTCTGATGCCACCGGGCAGATGAACCTGACCAAGGTGGCCGACTCCAGCCCCTTTGCCCTTGAGCTGCTGATCCCCGACGACTGCTTTGTGCTGGACAACGGGCTCTGTGGCAAGATCTACATCTGGAAGG GGCGAAAAGCTAACGAGAAGGAGCGGCAGGCAGCCCTGCAGGTTGCCGAGGACTTCATCTCCCGCATGCGGTACCCCGCAAACACTCAG GTGGAGATTCTGCCCCAGGGCCGCGAGAGTCCCATCTtcaagcaattcttcaaggacTGGAAATGA
- the LOC140690021 gene encoding macrophage-capping protein isoform X1, whose protein sequence is MYTPGPQSSSPFPASVRHPGLHVWRVEKLKPVPVARENQGIFFSGDSYLVLYNGLEELSHLHLWIGQQSSRDEQGACAVLAVHLNTLLGERPVQHREVQGNESDLFMSYFPHGLKYQEGGVESAFHKTSPGAAPAAIRKLYQVKGKKNIRATERPLSWDSFNTGDCFILDLGQNIFTWCGAKSNILERNKARDLALAIRDSERQGKAQVEIITDGEEPADMIQVLGPKPALKEGNPEEDLTADRTNAQAAALYKVSDATGQMNLTKVADSSPFALELLIPDDCFVLDNGLCGKIYIWKGRKANEKERQAALQVAEDFISRMRYPANTQVEILPQGRESPIFKQFFKDWK, encoded by the exons ATGTACACACCCGGCCCTCAGAG CAGCTCTCCGTTCCCAGCCTCGGTGCGGCACCCCGGCCTGCACGTATGGCGGGTGGAGAAGCTGAAGCCAGTGCCAGTGGCCCGAGAGAACCAGGGCATCTTCTTCTCTGGGGACTCCTACCTAGTGCTGTACAATGGCCTGGAAGAGCTCTCCCACCTGCACCTGTGGATAG GCCAGCAGTCATCCCGCGATGAGCAGGGGGCCTGCGCCGTGCTGGCCGTGCACCTCAACACCCTGCTCGGGGAGCGGCCTGTGCAGCACCGGGAGGTGCAGGGCAACGAGTCCGACCTCTTCATGAGCTACTTCCCGCACGGCCTCAAGTACCAG GAAGGTGGCGTGGAGTCAGCGTTTCACAAGACCTCCCCAGGGGCCGCCCCGGCTGCCATCAGGAAGCTGTACCaggtgaaagggaagaagaacatCCGGGCCACCGAGCGGCCGCTGAGCTGGGACAGCTTCAACACAGGGGACTGCTTCATCCTCGACCTGGGCCAG AACATCTTCACCTGGTGTGGTGCAAAGTCCAACATCTTGGAGCGTAACAAGGCGCGGGACCTGGCCCTGGCCATCCGGGACAGTGAGCGGCAGGGCAAGGCCCAGGTGGAGATCATCACTGACGGGGAGGAGCCTGCCGACATGATCCAG GTCCTGGGCCCCAAGCCGGCTCTGAAGGAGGGCAACCCCGAGGAAGACCTCACAGCCGACCGGACAAACGCCCAGGCTGCGGCCCTGTATAAG GTCTCTGATGCCACCGGGCAGATGAACCTGACCAAGGTGGCCGACTCCAGCCCCTTTGCCCTTGAGCTGCTGATCCCCGACGACTGCTTTGTGCTGGACAACGGGCTCTGTGGCAAGATCTACATCTGGAAGG GGCGAAAAGCTAACGAGAAGGAGCGGCAGGCAGCCCTGCAGGTTGCCGAGGACTTCATCTCCCGCATGCGGTACCCCGCAAACACTCAG GTGGAGATTCTGCCCCAGGGCCGCGAGAGTCCCATCTtcaagcaattcttcaaggacTGGAAATGA
- the RETSAT gene encoding all-trans-retinol 13,14-reductase produces MWLSLLLLLAVLLLAVLRKVYKGLFAGGSPNPFLEDVRRPPAPLVTDKEARKKVLKQAFSARLVPEKLDVVVIGSGFGGLAAAAILAKAGKRVLVLEQHTKAGGCCHTFRQNGLEFDTGIHYIGRMHEHSFGRFILDQITEGQLDWAALPSPFDIMVLEGPSGRKEFPMYSGKKAYVQGLKDKFPQEEAAIDKYIKLVKVVSNGVLHALLLKILPLPVAQVLSKCRLLTRFSPFLRASTQSLAEVLQQLPASRELQAVLSYIFPTYGVTPSYATFSMHAMLVDHYLEGAFYPRGGSSEIAFHTIPVIQRAGGAVLTRAPVQSILLDSAGRACGVTVKKGQELVDIHCPVVISDAGLFNTYKHLLPEKARSLPGVKRQLGMVRPGLSVFLVFVCLRGTKKELGLQSTNYYVYFDTDMDKAMERYLSKPRDEAAAHMPILFIASPSAKDPTWEDRYPDRSTLVMLVPTSYKWFEEWQGEPQGKRSSDYEALKSSFVEACLSVALKLFPQLEGKVDSVTGGSPLTAQFYLATPQGACYGTEHDLSRLHPHVMASMRAQSPIPNLYLTGQDIFICGLMGALQGALLCSSAILKRNVYLDLQKLGSRIQAQKKKN; encoded by the exons ATGTGGCtgtcgctgctgctgctgctggccgtGCTGCTGCTGGCGGTCCTCCGCAAAGTTTACAAGGGGCTGTTTGCAGGCGGCTCCCCGAATCCCTTCCTCGAGGATGTCAGGCGACCACCCGCGCCCCTGGTGACCGACAAGGAGGCCAGGAAGAAGGTTCTCAAGCAAG CTTTCTCAGCCAGACTGGTGCCAGAGAAGCTAGATGTGGTGGTGATTGGCAGCGGCTTTGGGGGCCTGGCTGCCGCTGCGATCCTGGCCAAAGCTGGCAAGCGAGTTCTGGTGCTGGAACAACACACCAAGGCAGGAGGCTGTTGTCATACCTTTAGACAGAATGGCCTTGAATTTGACACGG GAATCCATTATATTGGTCGCATGCATGAGCACAGCTTTGGCCGTTTTATCTTGGACCAGATCACTGAGGGGCAGCTGGACTGGGCTGCCTTGCCCTCACCCTTTGACATCATGGTACTAGAAGGGCCCAGCGGCCGAAAGGAGTTTCCCATGTACAGTGGGAAGAAAGCGTACGTTCAAGGCCTCAAGGACAAGTTTCCCCAGGAAGAAGCTGCCATCGACAAGTATATAAAGCTGGTGAAG GTGGTATCCAACGGAGTCCTTCATGCCCTGTTGTTGAAGATCCTCCCGCTGCCTGTGGCTCAGGTGCTCAGCAAGTGCAGGCTGCTCACCCGATTCTCTCCGTTCCTTCGCGCGTCCACCCAGAGCCTGGCCGAGGTCCTGCAGCAGCTCCCAGCCTCCCGGGAACTCCAGGCGGTGCTCAGCTACATCTTCCCCACATACG GTGTGACCCCCAGCTATGCGACCTTTTCCATGCATGCTATGCTGGTTGACCACTACCTGGAAGGGGCCTTTTACCCCCGAGGGGGCTCCAGTGAAATCGCCTTCCACACCATCCCTGTGATTCAGCGGGCTGGGGGCGCCGTCCTGACGAGGGCCCCTGTGCAGAGCATCTTGCTGGACTCAGCTGGGAGAGCCTGTG GTGTCACCGTGAAGAAAGGTCAAGAGCTGGTGGACATCCACTGCCCTGTCGTGATCTCCGACGCGGGACTGTTCAACACCTACAAGCACTTGCTGCCCGAGAAGGCCCGCTCTCTGCCAG GCGTGAAGCGGCAGCTGGGGATGGTGCGGCCCGGCTTGAGCGTTTTCTTGGTCTTCGTCTGCCTCCGAGGCACCAAGAAGGAACTGGGTTTGCAGTCCACCAACTACTACGTTTATTTTGACACAGACATGGACAAGGC gatggAGCGCTACCTCTCTAAGCCCAGGGACGAGGCTGCAGCCCACATGCCCATCCTCTTCATTGCTTCCCCTTCGGCCAAGGACCCGACCTGGGAGGACCGGTACCCAG ACCGGTCCACCCTGGTCATGCTGGTGCCCACCTCCTACAAGTGGTTCGAGGAGTGGCAGGGCGAGCCCCAGGGAAAGCGGAGCAGCGACTACGAGGCCCTCAAAAGCTCCTTCGTGGAAGCCTGTCTGTCAGTCGCCCTGAAGCTATTCCCACAGCTGGAGGGCAAG GTGGACAGTGTGACGGGAGGATCCCCGCTGACGGCTCAGTTCTACCTGGCGACTCCTCAGGGTGCCTGCTACGGGACTGAACATGATCTGAGCCGCCTGCATCCTCATGTGATGGCCTCCATGAGGGCCCAGAGCCCCATCCCCAACCTCTACCTGACAG GCCAGGACATCTTCATCTGTGGGTTGATGGGAGCCCTGCAAGGGGCCCTGCTTTGCAGCAGCGCCATCCTGAAGCGGAACGTGTACTTAGACCTTCAGAAGCTTGGCTCAAGGATCCaggcacagaagaaaaagaattag